The following coding sequences lie in one Pseudomonas monsensis genomic window:
- a CDS encoding PrkA family serine protein kinase yields MSIFSHFQQRFESTRQEELSLQEYLELCKKDRSAYVSAAERLLMAIGEPELLDTSTNSRLSRIFSNKVIRRYPAFEDFHGMEECIDQIVSYFRHAAQGLEEKKQILYLLGPVGGGKSSLAEKLKQLMEKVPFYAIKGSPVFESPLGLFNATEDGAILEEDFGIPRRYLNTIMSPWATKRLAEFGGDISQFRVVKLYPSILNQIAVAKTEPGDENNQDISALVGKVDIRKLEEYPQNDADAYSYSGALCRANQGLMEFVEMFKAPIKVLHPLLTATQEGNYNSTEGLGAIPFTGILLAHSNESEWHTFRNNKNNEAFIDRIYIVKVPYCLRVSDEVKIYDKLLFNSSLAKAHCAPDTLKMLAQFTVLSRLKEPENSNIYSKMRVYDGENLKDTDPKAKSIQEYRDSAGVDEGMNGLSTRFAFKILSKVFNFDPHEIAANPVHLLYVLEQQIEQEQFQAETRERYLRYLKEYLAPRYIEFIGKEIQTAYLESYSEYGQNIFDRYVLYADFWIQDQEYRDPETGEILNRVALNEELEKIEKPAGISNPKDFRNEIVNFVLRARANNNGKNPTWLSYEKLRVVIEKKMFSNTEDLLPVISFNAKASKEDQQKHNDFVTRMVERGYTDKQVRLLSEWYLRVRKSQ; encoded by the coding sequence ATGAGTATCTTTAGCCACTTCCAACAACGCTTCGAGTCCACACGCCAGGAAGAACTCTCGCTGCAGGAGTACCTGGAACTGTGCAAAAAGGATCGCAGCGCCTACGTTTCCGCCGCCGAGCGTCTGTTAATGGCTATCGGCGAACCGGAACTGCTCGACACCTCGACCAACTCGAGGCTGTCGCGCATCTTCTCCAACAAGGTGATCCGGCGCTATCCGGCCTTTGAAGACTTCCACGGGATGGAAGAATGCATCGACCAGATTGTTTCGTATTTCCGCCACGCCGCCCAAGGCCTGGAAGAGAAGAAACAGATCCTCTATCTGCTCGGCCCCGTCGGCGGCGGTAAATCGTCCCTAGCCGAGAAGCTGAAACAACTGATGGAAAAAGTGCCCTTCTACGCGATCAAGGGCTCGCCGGTATTCGAATCGCCTCTGGGTCTGTTCAACGCTACCGAAGATGGCGCGATCCTCGAGGAAGACTTCGGCATTCCACGGCGCTACCTGAACACCATCATGTCGCCATGGGCGACCAAGCGCCTGGCCGAATTCGGCGGCGACATCAGTCAGTTCCGCGTGGTCAAGCTGTACCCGTCGATCCTCAACCAGATCGCCGTGGCCAAGACCGAACCGGGCGACGAGAACAACCAGGACATCTCGGCACTGGTGGGCAAGGTCGATATCCGCAAACTCGAGGAATACCCACAGAACGACGCCGACGCCTACAGCTATTCCGGTGCGCTGTGCCGGGCCAACCAGGGCCTGATGGAATTCGTCGAAATGTTCAAGGCACCGATCAAGGTGCTGCACCCATTGCTGACCGCCACCCAGGAAGGTAACTACAACAGTACCGAAGGTCTGGGCGCGATCCCCTTCACCGGGATCCTGCTCGCGCACTCCAACGAATCGGAGTGGCACACCTTCCGCAACAACAAGAACAACGAAGCCTTCATCGACCGGATCTACATCGTCAAAGTGCCGTACTGCCTGCGCGTCAGCGACGAGGTGAAGATCTACGACAAGTTGTTGTTCAACAGCTCCCTGGCCAAAGCCCACTGCGCACCCGACACCCTGAAGATGCTGGCGCAGTTCACTGTGCTGTCACGCCTCAAGGAGCCGGAAAACTCCAACATCTATTCGAAGATGCGCGTCTACGACGGCGAAAACCTCAAGGACACCGATCCGAAGGCCAAGTCGATTCAGGAATACCGCGACTCGGCAGGCGTCGACGAGGGCATGAACGGTCTGTCGACCCGGTTTGCGTTCAAGATCCTGTCCAAGGTGTTCAACTTCGACCCGCATGAAATCGCCGCCAACCCGGTGCACCTGCTCTACGTGCTGGAACAGCAGATCGAACAGGAGCAGTTCCAGGCCGAAACCCGCGAGCGCTATCTGCGCTACCTCAAGGAATACCTGGCGCCGCGTTACATCGAATTCATCGGCAAGGAGATCCAGACCGCGTACCTCGAGTCTTACAGCGAATACGGGCAGAACATCTTCGACCGCTACGTACTGTATGCGGACTTCTGGATTCAGGATCAGGAATACCGCGATCCGGAAACCGGCGAGATCCTCAACCGTGTGGCACTGAACGAAGAACTGGAGAAAATCGAGAAACCGGCGGGCATCAGCAATCCGAAGGATTTCCGCAACGAAATCGTCAACTTCGTCCTGCGCGCCCGGGCCAACAACAACGGCAAGAACCCGACCTGGCTCAGCTACGAAAAACTGCGGGTGGTCATCGAGAAGAAAATGTTCTCGAACACCGAGGACCTGCTGCCAGTCATCAGCTTCAACGCCAAGGCCAGCAAAGAGGATCAACAGAAACACAACGACTTCGTTACACGAATGGTCGAACGCGGCTACACCGATAAACAGGTACGGCTTCTTTCCGAATGGTACCTACGGGTCCGCAAATCGCAATAA
- a CDS encoding symmetrical bis(5'-nucleosyl)-tetraphosphatase — translation MTTYAVGDLQGCLEPLKCLLKQVAFDPAHDRLWLVGDLVNRGPQSLETLRFLYGMRESLVCVLGNHDLHLLAAANNIERLKKSDTLREILEAPDATDLLEWLRQQKLMHYDEQRDVAMVHAGIPPQWSLRKALKYAAEAEAALRDDNLLPLYLDGMYGNEPAKWDSDLTGVTRLRVITNYFTRMRFCTADGKLDLKSKEGLDTAPPGYKPWFQHKERKTRGLRIIFGHWAALEGDVHEPGISALDTGCVWGGSLTLMNVDSGERVSCKCDAHGGLAPTVAPLIPEPSPVSAPR, via the coding sequence ATGACGACGTACGCCGTCGGCGACCTGCAAGGCTGCCTCGAACCGCTCAAATGCCTGCTCAAACAAGTGGCGTTCGACCCGGCACACGATCGGCTGTGGCTGGTCGGCGATCTGGTCAACCGTGGCCCGCAATCGCTGGAGACCCTGCGCTTCCTCTATGGCATGCGTGAATCGCTGGTCTGCGTCCTCGGCAATCACGATCTGCACCTGCTCGCCGCCGCTAACAATATCGAGCGCCTGAAGAAGTCCGACACCCTGCGCGAGATTCTCGAAGCGCCGGACGCGACCGACCTGCTCGAGTGGCTGCGCCAGCAGAAACTCATGCACTACGACGAGCAGCGCGACGTCGCCATGGTCCACGCCGGCATTCCCCCGCAATGGTCCCTGCGCAAGGCCTTGAAGTATGCCGCCGAAGCCGAAGCCGCACTGCGTGACGACAACCTGCTTCCGTTGTACCTCGATGGCATGTACGGCAACGAACCGGCGAAATGGGACAGCGATCTCACCGGCGTGACCCGCCTGCGCGTCATCACCAACTATTTCACCCGCATGCGCTTTTGCACCGCCGACGGCAAGCTTGATCTCAAAAGCAAGGAAGGCCTCGACACCGCCCCGCCAGGCTACAAACCCTGGTTTCAGCATAAAGAGCGCAAAACCCGTGGCCTGCGTATCATCTTTGGCCACTGGGCGGCGCTGGAAGGCGATGTCCATGAACCGGGTATCTCGGCGCTGGATACCGGTTGTGTCTGGGGTGGCAGCCTGACCCTGATGAACGTCGACAGCGGCGAGCGCGTGTCGTGCAAATGCGATGCACACGGCGGCCTTGCGCCAACCGTCGCACCACTTATCCCCGAACCATCGCCAGTCAGCGCGCCGCGTTAG
- the pdxA gene encoding 4-hydroxythreonine-4-phosphate dehydrogenase PdxA — protein sequence MKPKRFALTPGEPAGIGPDLCLLLASQAQPHPLIAITSRDLLSERAAQLGLVVNLLDVAPGQWPDVPAPANSLYVWDTPLSAPVVAGQLDKANAAFVLETLTRAGNGCLNGDFAGMITAPVHKGVINESGIAFSGHTEFLADLTHTAQVVMMLATRGLRVALVTTHLPLRDIADAITPQRLERVTRILHSDLQEKFGIARPRILVCGLNPHAGEGGHLGHEEIDIIEPTLERLRGEGMDLRGPLPADTLFTPKYLEHCDAVLAMYHDQGLPVLKYKGFGAAVNVTLGLPIIRTSVDHGTALDLAGSGKIDTGSLQVALETAYQMAETRL from the coding sequence GTGAAACCCAAGCGTTTTGCGCTGACACCCGGCGAACCAGCCGGCATCGGTCCCGACCTGTGCCTGCTGCTCGCCTCGCAAGCCCAGCCACATCCCCTGATTGCCATTACCAGCCGCGACCTGCTCTCCGAGCGGGCCGCGCAACTGGGGCTGGTCGTCAATTTGCTGGACGTTGCGCCTGGCCAGTGGCCGGATGTTCCTGCACCCGCCAACAGCCTTTACGTCTGGGATACTCCGCTCAGCGCCCCCGTGGTTGCCGGGCAACTGGACAAGGCCAACGCCGCTTTCGTTCTCGAAACCCTGACCCGCGCCGGCAACGGCTGCCTGAACGGCGACTTTGCCGGGATGATCACCGCTCCGGTGCACAAAGGTGTGATCAACGAGTCGGGCATCGCGTTCTCCGGGCACACGGAATTCCTCGCCGACCTGACCCACACCGCGCAGGTCGTGATGATGCTCGCCACCCGCGGTTTGCGTGTGGCACTGGTCACCACGCACCTGCCCCTGCGCGACATCGCCGATGCGATCACGCCGCAGCGGCTGGAGCGAGTCACGCGGATCCTGCACAGCGACCTGCAAGAAAAATTCGGCATCGCCCGGCCACGCATCCTGGTCTGCGGGCTCAACCCGCACGCCGGCGAAGGCGGACACCTGGGCCATGAAGAAATCGACATCATCGAACCCACTCTGGAGCGCCTGCGCGGCGAGGGCATGGACCTTCGTGGCCCGCTGCCTGCCGACACTCTGTTTACCCCCAAATATCTGGAGCACTGCGACGCAGTGCTGGCGATGTACCACGACCAGGGCCTGCCCGTGCTGAAGTACAAAGGCTTCGGCGCCGCCGTCAACGTGACCCTTGGCTTGCCGATCATCCGTACATCGGTCGACCACGGCACCGCCCTGGATCTGGCCGGCAGCGGCAAGATCGACACCGGCAGCCTGCAGGTCGCCCTGGAAACCGCCTACCAGATGGCCGAGACCCGTTTATGA
- the rsmA gene encoding 16S rRNA (adenine(1518)-N(6)/adenine(1519)-N(6))-dimethyltransferase RsmA, translating into MTEQYQHKARKRFGQNFLHDAGVIDRILRSISAKPDDRMLEIGPGQGALTAGLLSSGAQLDVVELDKDLIPILNQQFAGKSNFNLHQGDALKFDFNTLNAAPNSLRVVGNLPYNISTPLIFHLLNNAGIIRDMHFMLQKEVVERLAAGPGGGDWGRLSIMVQYHCRVEHLFNVGPGAFNPPPKVDSAIVRLVPHTVLPHPAKDHRLLERVVREAFNQRRKTLRNTLKQLMTAAEIEAAGVDGSLRPEQLDLAAFVRLADQLAEQVPASPVAD; encoded by the coding sequence ATGACCGAGCAATACCAACACAAGGCGCGCAAACGCTTTGGCCAGAACTTCCTGCACGATGCCGGCGTTATCGACCGCATCCTGCGCTCCATCAGCGCCAAACCTGACGACCGCATGCTGGAAATCGGCCCGGGCCAGGGCGCACTGACAGCCGGCCTGCTCAGCTCCGGCGCGCAACTCGATGTGGTGGAACTGGACAAGGACCTGATTCCGATCCTCAACCAGCAGTTCGCCGGCAAGAGCAACTTCAACCTGCATCAGGGCGATGCGCTGAAGTTCGACTTCAATACGTTGAATGCCGCGCCGAACAGCCTGCGAGTGGTCGGCAACCTGCCGTACAACATCTCCACGCCGCTGATCTTTCACCTGCTGAACAACGCCGGCATCATTCGCGACATGCACTTCATGCTGCAGAAAGAAGTGGTCGAGCGTCTGGCGGCCGGCCCGGGTGGCGGTGACTGGGGTCGCCTGTCGATCATGGTTCAGTACCACTGCCGCGTGGAACACCTGTTCAACGTTGGCCCGGGCGCATTCAACCCGCCGCCGAAGGTCGACTCGGCCATTGTCCGCCTGGTGCCGCATACGGTACTGCCACACCCGGCCAAGGATCATCGCCTGCTGGAGCGCGTCGTCCGCGAAGCGTTCAACCAGCGTCGCAAGACCCTGCGCAATACCCTCAAGCAATTGATGACCGCTGCCGAGATCGAGGCCGCCGGTGTTGACGGCAGCCTGCGCCCCGAGCAACTGGACCTGGCCGCATTCGTGCGCCTGGCCGACCAGCTCGCCGAACAGGTTCCGGCCTCTCCCGTCGCCGACTGA
- the glpE gene encoding thiosulfate sulfurtransferase GlpE produces MSEFKRIPPEQAQALREQGAVVVDVRDPATYAALHISGSKHLDNHSLHAFIQGADLDAPTVVVCYHGNSSQGAAAYLVSQGFSDVYSMDGGFELWRTTYPSETAQGTAE; encoded by the coding sequence ATGAGCGAATTCAAACGAATCCCCCCGGAACAGGCCCAGGCCCTGCGCGAGCAAGGCGCCGTGGTGGTCGATGTCCGCGATCCTGCGACTTATGCCGCCCTGCATATCAGCGGTTCAAAGCACTTGGACAACCACTCGCTGCACGCCTTCATCCAAGGTGCCGATCTCGACGCACCGACGGTTGTCGTCTGCTACCACGGCAATTCCAGTCAGGGCGCTGCGGCCTATCTGGTCAGCCAAGGCTTCTCCGACGTCTACAGCATGGACGGCGGCTTCGAGCTGTGGCGTACGACTTATCCGTCGGAAACCGCGCAAGGCACCGCCGAATAA
- the apaG gene encoding Co2+/Mg2+ efflux protein ApaG, with amino-acid sequence MSDSRYQVDVSVVTRYLADQSQPEHDRFAFAYTITVQNNGEQPARLMSRHWVITDGDGHVEEVRGAGVVGQQPLIAAGQSHTYSSGTVMTTKVGTMQGTYEMVANDGKHFDAVIKPFRLAVPGALH; translated from the coding sequence ATGTCCGATTCCCGTTACCAGGTCGATGTCAGCGTCGTTACCCGCTATCTGGCAGACCAATCGCAACCCGAGCACGACCGCTTCGCCTTCGCCTACACCATCACCGTGCAGAACAATGGCGAGCAGCCCGCGCGCCTGATGTCCCGGCACTGGGTGATTACCGATGGCGACGGCCATGTCGAGGAAGTCCGCGGCGCCGGTGTCGTTGGCCAGCAACCGCTGATCGCTGCAGGCCAAAGTCACACCTACAGCAGCGGCACGGTCATGACCACCAAGGTCGGCACCATGCAGGGCACCTATGAAATGGTCGCCAATGACGGCAAACATTTCGACGCAGTCATCAAGCCCTTCCGCCTTGCCGTGCCCGGAGCCCTGCACTGA